The genomic stretch TCCGCGCCGCGTCGAACGCCCCGCCGATAATCCGCGGCTCCAGAGATTCTCCGAACCACACGATGCCGGGCCGCTCCATGGCTCCGCAATTTTGGCAGCGGGGCGGGATTTGCGTCAGCGGGACATCATGGTCTTCGCGCACAGTTCCCTCGGCAATACACCGCAAGCGCCAGATGTTGCCGTGAAGCTCGAGTATCCGGCGGTTTCCGGCCTTTGCATGAAGCCCGTCCACATTCTGGGTGATAAGGGTGAAGTTTTCGAAAAGGCCTTCCATTTGAGCGAGCGCGTAATGGCCGGGATTTGGCGTTTTGGAGGCTATGATCCCGCGCCGCCAGTCATACCAGCGCCAGACAAGCTCCGGATCCCGTTCGAAGGCTTCGGGGGTGGCCAGGTCTTCCGCGCGGTAATTATTCCAAAGGCCGCCGGCCCCCCTGAATGTGGGAATTCCCGATTCGGCGGAGACTCCCGCGCCGGTGAGAACGGCGGCGTTTCTGGCCGATTGTAACGCACGGACAACTTTTTCCGGCAGGTTCAGGCCTCGTGAGTCCATATAAGGCGCTCCCGATCAGGCGCTTTGTTTTTCGTGTACGCTCAAAATGGCGAAAGCGTCACCGGCGGTGGCGGTGGACACCAGGCCGTTGACAAGCCCCTGGTTTCTGCATGCGCGAACAATCGTGGCCAGAAGCTGAAGATGGACTTTCGGCGACCGCTCTGATCCTACTATGAGGAATATTATTCTCACCGGCTGTCCGTCCAGCGCCCCGAACTCCAGCCCGTCCGGGCACAGCGCCATCACCACCAGCATGTCCGCTATGTTTTCACCCGAGGCGTGGGGGATGGCCACGCCGCCTCCGATGCCGGTGGACGAAAGCCCTTCGCGTTCCATCAGCTTTTCGAACAATGGATCGCGCCGGTCCTCCCCCAGCCTGCCTGCGGCCACCAGGTGGTCCACCATTTTGCCGATGGCTTCGTCTTTATCGGCCGGGGCGAATCCTGGCATGACCAGGTCTGCGGTCAGATAGTCGGTGATATTCATCTTTACCGCTCTTGTTTCACTTTCCCGCCATCACCGCCGCCAGTCTCGTCCTTGAATGGATCGCCGGTGTGGTCCTTGATGTCTTTTCGAAGATACCATCCGTTGATTACGAAAAAGGCCACCAGTGCGGCAAGCAATGTCCACATAATCAACCGGACCATGTATTTCGCGCCGCCAGCTTCATGTAATTCAACAGATAATTTGGCGGCGGATTATCGCCGCGCCTTCCCCGCAAGGCTGATTTGAAATGTACCACATTAACAGGAGGGGTTGGTAGCGTGCTTTGGCGTTCTTATCATATCCTTATTTTCATCCCGTCCTCACCTACGATAACTTCCCTCGCATACCCGGCGGAGCGGACTTTTTCCGCCAGTGTGGAGGTGTCCTGCGAAGGATGAAAATGGGTGAGGACAAGCCGTTTGGCCCCGCTCAAAATCCCCGCCCGGGCCGCTTCGGAGGTGCGCATGTGCCCGTCGGTCTCCACCCCGTCCGGATACGTGCATTCCAAAAGCAGAAGATCGGCCCCACGCGAAAGCTCAATCAACTGGGAGCAATACGCCGTGTCCCCCGAATAAGCTAACGTGGGCCCGCCCGCCCGTTCGAAACGGTAACCAAGGCCGTTGGCTCCGTGGAGCATCGGAAGCGACCGGATGGAGTATCCGGCGGCGTGATATTCCCCGCTCCCCATTTCTTCTATGCGTATCTCGTAATCGGCCGAATATATCCACCGCCCATAGACTTCCATGAGCTTGGCGAAAACATTCTTGAAACCGGCGGGGGCGAAGATAGTCACGTTGTTTTTCGGCGCGCTTTCAAGGCAGTTCTTGTACGCGAAAAGATATGGAAGAAGGTCGGCGCAATGGTCCAGGTGGTGATGGGTGATCACGATGGCCTCCACGCCGAAAGGGTCCATCCCGGCGGCGAGAATCCTGTTGACCGCTCCCGGGCCCGGATCTATCAGAAAGCGCGCCGCCCCGATGGTGAGCATGTAGCAGGAGGGACTCCTTTCCGGGTCGGGCGCGCAGGCTCCAGTGCCCAAAAGGGTGAGTTCCATCACTTGGACGCGAGAATTTTCTCCAGGCTTCCCGTGTGATACTTGCCGCTTAAAAACTCCTCCGTGGCCAGTATGTCCAGGTGAAGCGGGATCGTGGTCTTTATTCCTGCGATATGGAACTCCGAAAGGGCGCGGTTCATCTTCGCCACCGCCTCGGCCCTGTCTATGCCATGCACTATCAGTTTGGCCACCATCGAATCGTAATACGGAGGCACCACCGCGTCGTTGAAAAGGGCGGTGTCCACCCGCACGCCCGGGCCTCCGGGCATGTTCAGCGCGGTGATCCTGCCGGCGTTGGGCACGAAAGTGTATGGGTCCTCGGCGTTGACGCGGCATTCTATGCTGTGGCCATAGGTGCGGATGTCATCCTGCTTGAAGCGCAGTTTTTCACCGGCGGCGATGCGTATCTGTTCCTTTACAAGGTCAAGCTCCGTCACCTCCTCGGTGACGGTGTGCTCCACCTGTATGCGGGTGTTCATCTCGATGAAATAGTAGGCGCCGTCCGGTGTGCACAAATACTCCACCGTGCCAAGGCTCTGGTAGCCGATGCGCCGGGCAAGCTTTACCGCGTCATTGGCCATTGCTTCGCGGATTTTCGGGTCGAGCGTGAACGCGGGGGTCTCCTCTATAAGTTTCTGGTGGCGCCGTTGCATGGAACAGTCCCGCTCGCCCAGATGGATCACGTTCCCGAATGCGTCGGCCATAACCTGCATTTCTATATGCTTGGGATTTTCGACGTATTTTTCCAGATAGACGTTCGGGTCGCCAAAAGCGGTGGCCGCCTCGGACCGGACGACTTCAAAAGCGCTGGTAAGCTCCCCCTCGCTCCATAGTATCCGCATGCCGCGCCCGCCGCCCCCCGCCGCGGCCTTTATCATCACCGGATAGCCTATATTATCCGCCGCCACGATGGCGTCCTCAAGCGAGGCGAGCGTCTCTTTTGAACCCGGCACCACAGGCACCCCCGCTTCCATGGCGGTCGCCCTGGCCGCGGCCTTGTGCCCCATGCGGCTTATATGGTCCGGCTTGGGGCCTATGAAGGTGATCTTGCATTGTCCGCACACTTCGGCGAAGTGCGCGTTCTCCGAAAGGTAGCCATAGCCCGGATGTATGGCCTCCGCCCCTGTCACCTCGGCCGCGCTGATTATCGATGGGATGTGGAGGTAGCTTTTGGCCGATGGTGGTGGGCCGATGCACACCGACTGGTCGGCGAAACGCACATGCAGCGCGTTGTCGTCGGCGGTGGAATGCACCGCCACGGTGGCGATGCCAAGCTCCTTGCACGCGCGGATGACCCGTATGGCGATCTCCCCGCGGTTGGCTATAAGTATCTTTTTGAACATTGGGTAAACGGATTCCCCGGCCTAAAGAGGAGCGATTTCAAAAAGCGGCTCGTTATACTCCACAGGCTTGCCGTTCTCCGGGAATATCTTCACGACGCGTCCCCCCTCGTCCGCCTCTATCTCGTTCATCAGCTTCATGGCCTCCACGATGCAAAGCACCTGGCCTTTGCGGATGATGTCCCCTTCATTCACAAACGGCGCGTTTGTGGGGGATGAGGACTTGTAAAAAGTGCCGACCATGGGGGAAACGACGATATGGTTCGGATTGACCGGGGCAGGGGCCGCCTGGGGCGCTCCCGCCTGGTCCACCGAAGCGCCGGGCTGGTTGAAGGCCACCGCCGCCGGGACTGTGTGCGCCGGGATATGCAATCCTTCGGAGCCTTTTTTCAAACGGACGCGGTTGCCGTCCTTTTCCAGTTCCAGCTCGAATATCTTGCTTTCCTCAAAGAGGCGGATGATCTTTTTAAGCTCGGAGATGTCCATGACGGATCCTTAAAGCGGTTGACGTTTTCAGTCAGGACGCGATTTGCATAAATATTTAAAAACAGGCGCTATTCTAACCGCAAACGGCGGAAAATGGAAGGGTTTACGGACATTGAAAAAGCCGGCCGGGCATTGAACCGGTTTGTTACGCCGGGGCCAATGTCCCCAGTATCGCCGGGCCGCCGCGCGCTCCTGTGATTTTTGAAAGGTCAACAGCCACGCCGTTGTCGGCGTACCAGGCCAGAAGGGCCATCAGCATCCCCTCAACCATGTCCGAAGGGACACCGAGGCGGTCTGAAGTTGTCACCTCGACCCCGCCCAGGTTGGCCGCGATCCTCTCGACAAGATATCCGTTTTTCGCCCCGCCTCCACATATCACCAGCCGGTCCGTGGGCCGATTGCCACGCCTCAGTTTTTCAATCTCCAGCGCCACGCTTCGCGCCGTCAATTCGGTGAATGTGGCCAGAATGTCCCGGTTCAACCGGACATCCAGGTCCATATTCGCCCATTCCCCAAACGCTGCGGCCCCAAAATATCCGGCTCCGGTGGATTTGGGCGGCTTCTTCCGGAAATAGCCGTGGGACAATAATTTACGGAGCAAAGCTTCGTTTATAACTCCCTTGCGGGCGGAGGCTCCATCCTTGTCAAACAGTCCTACGCGGGCTTTGCGCGCCGCGTGGTCTATGAGCATATTCCCCGGGCCGGTGTCGTATGCCAGCAACGATGTCAGCGATGTTTCGCCAGCTGGTAAATGGGTCAGGTTGGCGATTCCGCCGATATTAAGCGCCGTGACGTTTTTCCTTTTATCGCCGAACAGGGCGGCGTGGACGACAGGGGCAAGTGGCGCCCCCTCCCCTCCCCTCGCCACATCGGCGGAGCGGAAATCAGACCACGTTCTCACCCCGGTCCTGACCGCGATCAACGCGCCAGAGCCTATCTGCATCGTTGCGCCTTTTTCCGGAATGTGGCATATGGTCTGGCCGTGGGAGCCGATCATTTCCACCCGCACACCCTGCATTGCCCTTTTTTTCATCAAGGCGTTTGCGGAGGAGGCGAACGCTTCGCCCACTTTCGTGTTCAGAAGACATAATTCGCCTGGCAGGCAGGAACCAAGGCCGCTGGCGGCCTTATAAAGCCTTTCGCGCAATTGTTCCGGATACTGCTTTTTGAAGTGGGCGATAGGCTTTATGCGCACAACACCGTTTTTATAGCGGATATCGCAGGCGACCGCATCCACCCCGTCCATGGAAGTGCCGGACATCAGCCCGACGCAGATCGTCATCCCCCGGCCCTTGCGCTTTTGCCCCGTCCGGCAAACTCCCGCTTTACCTCCGCCATGAGGCGCGCGTCGGCAAGAAGGTCGTAAACGGTCATGGCCATGGCCTTTGTCATCTTCATCATCGCGTCCGTCCCTTTTTGTGAAATGACGGCGGAAAGGAAATTGCGGGAATGGTTAATGTCTTCGCGCGCGCCCACCGCGTATTCGGGATGAAGCGTCGGGACCACCTGGCTTAAGTTGCCGATGTCCGATGAGCCTATCTCTTCCGTCTCCGAAAAGCCCTCGTCGGCGATCCCGGCGGTCTCCATGTTCTTCCTGAACGCGGCTCCGATGGGATAGCTGGGGTAGAACGGCTCGTAGGAATGGCCGTGGGATTTAACAGACACCTTGCATCCTGCGGCGCGGGCCGCCCCCCGGGCGCATTCCATCACCTTGGCCTTAAGCTCGCGGAAATATTCACGGTCCAGCGTCCGGATGTAAAAACGCATCTCCACCCTTTCCGGGATGATGTTGGGCGCGTCGCCGCCGTGGGTGAATATGCCGTGGATCCTGGCCTCCCCTTTTAGCTGCTGGCGCATGGCCGACACCGCGTTATAGAAAAGCACCCCGGCGTCCAGGGCGTTGATCCCCTTCTCTGGAAACGCGGCGGCGTGGGCCGCCTTGCCGGTGAATTCGAAAAGCAGGTCGGTAATGGCGTACATCCGGGCGATCACCCGGGTCTTGTTGCTGGGGTGGACCATGATGGCGGCGTCCACATTCCTGAACACCCCCTTTTCGATCATGCGTATCTTTCCGCCACCCCCTTCTTCGGCGGGGGTCCCTATCACCATCAACGCGCCGGGATGGTCCGGAGCTGCCTTTGTCAGCGCCGCCGCCGCCACGCACGCCGCCGCCGCGATCATCGAATGCCCGCAGGCATGGCCGATGCCCGGCAACGCGTCGTATTCGGCGAGGATGGCGACAACCGGCCCCCTCCCCTTTCCCTTGTGGCTGGCCGCAAAGGCGGTCTTAAGCCCCGCCACTCCACGCTTCACCGAAAATCCTTTGCCCGAAAGGTAATCGCACACTTGCCCTGCGGCGAACGCTTCCTCAAAGCAAAGCTCCGGCCTGTCGAATATGGCGCGGTTCATCCGCAGCGCGTCCTGCGCGAACGAATCGGCGGCGGCCATTATTTTCTTCTTTGTCCCGTGTGTTCCCGGTTTCATCGTTTTTCCTAAAGGTTGCGAAGTATGCGAAGGTAACTGAGGCTCTGCGGTATCTCCTGGTCCTCGCAATAATTGTGTTCGGCCAGTATCTTCAGGTCGTCCAGCGCGCGCGTGTCCCCCTCGAATTTAACGGTGTTAAGCCCAAGGTCCGCTATCAG from Nitrospinota bacterium encodes the following:
- a CDS encoding anhydro-N-acetylmuramic acid kinase; the encoded protein is MTICVGLMSGTSMDGVDAVACDIRYKNGVVRIKPIAHFKKQYPEQLRERLYKAASGLGSCLPGELCLLNTKVGEAFASSANALMKKRAMQGVRVEMIGSHGQTICHIPEKGATMQIGSGALIAVRTGVRTWSDFRSADVARGGEGAPLAPVVHAALFGDKRKNVTALNIGGIANLTHLPAGETSLTSLLAYDTGPGNMLIDHAARKARVGLFDKDGASARKGVINEALLRKLLSHGYFRKKPPKSTGAGYFGAAAFGEWANMDLDVRLNRDILATFTELTARSVALEIEKLRRGNRPTDRLVICGGGAKNGYLVERIAANLGGVEVTTSDRLGVPSDMVEGMLMALLAWYADNGVAVDLSKITGARGGPAILGTLAPA
- the accB gene encoding acetyl-CoA carboxylase biotin carboxyl carrier protein, which produces MDISELKKIIRLFEESKIFELELEKDGNRVRLKKGSEGLHIPAHTVPAAVAFNQPGASVDQAGAPQAAPAPVNPNHIVVSPMVGTFYKSSSPTNAPFVNEGDIIRKGQVLCIVEAMKLMNEIEADEGGRVVKIFPENGKPVEYNEPLFEIAPL
- a CDS encoding MBL fold metallo-hydrolase, giving the protein MELTLLGTGACAPDPERSPSCYMLTIGAARFLIDPGPGAVNRILAAGMDPFGVEAIVITHHHLDHCADLLPYLFAYKNCLESAPKNNVTIFAPAGFKNVFAKLMEVYGRWIYSADYEIRIEEMGSGEYHAAGYSIRSLPMLHGANGLGYRFERAGGPTLAYSGDTAYCSQLIELSRGADLLLLECTYPDGVETDGHMRTSEAARAGILSGAKRLVLTHFHPSQDTSTLAEKVRSAGYAREVIVGEDGMKIRI
- a CDS encoding NAD-dependent deacylase, with product MDSRGLNLPEKVVRALQSARNAAVLTGAGVSAESGIPTFRGAGGLWNNYRAEDLATPEAFERDPELVWRWYDWRRGIIASKTPNPGHYALAQMEGLFENFTLITQNVDGLHAKAGNRRILELHGNIWRLRCIAEGTVREDHDVPLTQIPPRCQNCGAMERPGIVWFGESLEPRIIGGAFDAARKAELFIVAGTSGVVQPAAGLAGVARKAGAVVIEINLERTPISYNADVTLTGQSGGIESVLNLVETKV
- a CDS encoding M20 family metallopeptidase; the protein is MKPGTHGTKKKIMAAADSFAQDALRMNRAIFDRPELCFEEAFAAGQVCDYLSGKGFSVKRGVAGLKTAFAASHKGKGRGPVVAILAEYDALPGIGHACGHSMIAAAACVAAAALTKAAPDHPGALMVIGTPAEEGGGGKIRMIEKGVFRNVDAAIMVHPSNKTRVIARMYAITDLLFEFTGKAAHAAAFPEKGINALDAGVLFYNAVSAMRQQLKGEARIHGIFTHGGDAPNIIPERVEMRFYIRTLDREYFRELKAKVMECARGAARAAGCKVSVKSHGHSYEPFYPSYPIGAAFRKNMETAGIADEGFSETEEIGSSDIGNLSQVVPTLHPEYAVGAREDINHSRNFLSAVISQKGTDAMMKMTKAMAMTVYDLLADARLMAEVKREFAGRGKSARAGG
- the accC gene encoding acetyl-CoA carboxylase biotin carboxylase subunit, coding for MFKKILIANRGEIAIRVIRACKELGIATVAVHSTADDNALHVRFADQSVCIGPPPSAKSYLHIPSIISAAEVTGAEAIHPGYGYLSENAHFAEVCGQCKITFIGPKPDHISRMGHKAAARATAMEAGVPVVPGSKETLASLEDAIVAADNIGYPVMIKAAAGGGGRGMRILWSEGELTSAFEVVRSEAATAFGDPNVYLEKYVENPKHIEMQVMADAFGNVIHLGERDCSMQRRHQKLIEETPAFTLDPKIREAMANDAVKLARRIGYQSLGTVEYLCTPDGAYYFIEMNTRIQVEHTVTEEVTELDLVKEQIRIAAGEKLRFKQDDIRTYGHSIECRVNAEDPYTFVPNAGRITALNMPGGPGVRVDTALFNDAVVPPYYDSMVAKLIVHGIDRAEAVAKMNRALSEFHIAGIKTTIPLHLDILATEEFLSGKYHTGSLEKILASK
- a CDS encoding PTS sugar transporter subunit IIA, producing the protein MNITDYLTADLVMPGFAPADKDEAIGKMVDHLVAAGRLGEDRRDPLFEKLMEREGLSSTGIGGGVAIPHASGENIADMLVVMALCPDGLEFGALDGQPVRIIFLIVGSERSPKVHLQLLATIVRACRNQGLVNGLVSTATAGDAFAILSVHEKQSA